Proteins encoded by one window of Flagellimonas lutaonensis:
- a CDS encoding ABC transporter ATP-binding protein, translating into MSKILNVAHLGKTYTSGSKKLTVLDDITFSIEAGETFAIVGPSGSGKTTLLGLCAGLDRPDTGSVELCGTYLGDLSEDELALLRNREVGFIFQNFQLLPTLTALENVVVPLELRGSKNPKSIGMDLLDKVGLKDRFHHYPSQLSGGEQQRVALARAFSSRPSILFADEPTGNLDQETGDKVVQLLFDLNQDAGTTLVIVTHDVDLARRTGRILRLKGGKILANETSEAS; encoded by the coding sequence ATGTCAAAGATATTAAACGTTGCCCATCTTGGGAAAACCTACACCAGCGGTTCTAAAAAACTCACCGTACTCGATGACATCACTTTTTCCATTGAAGCAGGTGAGACCTTTGCCATCGTGGGCCCATCGGGCAGTGGCAAGACCACCCTTCTGGGGCTTTGCGCGGGATTGGATAGGCCTGATACGGGCAGTGTCGAGCTTTGTGGGACGTATCTTGGTGATTTGAGCGAAGACGAACTGGCCCTGCTCAGAAATCGCGAAGTGGGCTTCATTTTTCAAAACTTCCAATTGCTGCCGACGCTGACAGCCTTGGAAAATGTGGTGGTGCCCCTAGAGCTTCGGGGCAGCAAGAACCCTAAATCGATTGGAATGGATTTGCTCGACAAGGTAGGGCTCAAAGACCGCTTTCACCACTACCCATCGCAATTATCTGGAGGCGAACAACAACGGGTTGCCTTGGCTAGGGCCTTCTCTAGCCGCCCCTCGATATTGTTCGCAGACGAACCCACAGGCAACCTGGATCAAGAAACGGGAGATAAGGTCGTACAGCTACTGTTCGATTTGAACCAAGATGCCGGTACCACCTTGGTCATCGTCACACACGATGTGGACCTTGCAAGGCGTACGGGGCGTATTTTGCGGTTAAAGGGAGGAAAGATTTTGGCGAACGAAACCAGTGAAGCTTCGTGA
- a CDS encoding arylesterase, with the protein MKLHTLLKFRYFLLFILMLSCKDAPKRESEAISEQQTENATASEETSEKTILFFGDSLTAGYGLDMEEAFPALIQDRLDSLELDYTVINSGVSGETTSGGLNRLDWVLNQEVDVFVLELGANDGLRGVPLTETRKNLQQIIDKVREKNPDTRIILAGMQIPPNMGPEYTAEFRKIFPELAEKNDIPLIPFLLEGVAGIPELNLEDGIHPTAEGHKIVRDNVWEVLEPNLQ; encoded by the coding sequence ATGAAGCTACATACACTCTTAAAGTTTCGTTATTTTTTACTGTTCATTTTGATGTTGTCTTGCAAGGATGCCCCCAAAAGGGAATCCGAGGCAATTTCCGAACAACAAACAGAGAATGCTACCGCATCCGAAGAAACATCTGAAAAGACCATTCTCTTTTTTGGCGACAGCCTTACAGCGGGTTATGGCCTCGATATGGAGGAAGCTTTTCCAGCACTGATACAGGACCGATTGGACTCATTGGAACTCGACTACACCGTGATCAACTCGGGCGTAAGTGGGGAGACCACTTCTGGTGGACTCAACCGTTTGGATTGGGTGCTCAACCAAGAGGTCGATGTTTTTGTACTCGAACTGGGGGCCAACGATGGCCTTAGGGGCGTTCCCCTCACCGAGACACGAAAGAACCTTCAACAGATCATCGACAAGGTCAGGGAGAAAAATCCCGATACCCGAATCATTCTGGCAGGTATGCAGATACCGCCCAACATGGGGCCTGAATACACGGCCGAGTTTCGCAAAATTTTCCCAGAACTGGCCGAAAAGAACGATATTCCATTAATTCCGTTTCTGTTGGAGGGGGTGGCCGGCATCCCCGAGTTGAACTTGGAAGATGGTATCCATCCCACGGCCGAGGGGCACAAGATTGTGCGAGATAATGTTTGGGAGGTTTTGGAACCCAATCTTCAATAA
- a CDS encoding RNA polymerase sigma factor, translating into MDLDTLIARFKNKDMLAFERLHDMYAENICGVINTIVRNPERAQEICQDVFVKIWYNADDYDASKGRFFTWILSIARNAAIDEVRSKSHKNQKKNLQIDYFVGIVEGSENIEGKVDAIGLKKLLKGLKEKCIQLIELLYFKGFTQKEAAEELNIPIGTVKTRNRSCISQIRKRLKL; encoded by the coding sequence ATGGACCTTGATACCCTCATTGCGCGCTTTAAGAACAAAGACATGCTAGCCTTTGAGCGGTTGCACGATATGTATGCCGAGAACATTTGCGGGGTCATCAATACCATTGTTCGAAACCCTGAAAGGGCACAAGAAATCTGTCAAGATGTGTTTGTGAAAATTTGGTACAACGCTGACGACTATGATGCTTCTAAAGGCCGATTTTTCACATGGATCTTAAGCATTGCCCGTAATGCCGCCATCGATGAAGTGCGTTCAAAATCCCACAAAAACCAAAAAAAGAACCTGCAAATCGACTACTTCGTAGGTATTGTTGAGGGTAGCGAGAACATAGAAGGCAAGGTTGATGCCATCGGGCTGAAAAAATTGTTGAAAGGATTAAAAGAAAAATGCATTCAACTGATTGAACTGTTGTATTTTAAGGGCTTTACCCAAAAGGAAGCCGCTGAAGAATTGAACATCCCCATCGGGACTGTAAAAACACGGAACAGGAGCTGTATTTCACAAATTCGAAAAAGGTTAAAACTGTAG
- a CDS encoding anti-sigma factor, with translation MDIEKYIASGVLELYVAGALSAEENREVRRYAQEHPEIRAEIEAIEKAVLAVAKTASPGLSPDSFSKVKNRLTNVMPLPPEKSEEKTPWSSYLGWAAALLFAVGLLWVYLENNELKSKIEVVNEEKQSLEEQILKARSEMTYTEQLLNELRDQNVAVVALGGQTVSPESYAKAYWNKEEQKVYIDAQGLPEPPSGYTYQVWSLKLNPLTPTSIGLLDDFVDNDTKIFELPNPNESEAFGITLEPEGGSDTPTLEQLYTLGAVAS, from the coding sequence ATGGATATTGAAAAGTACATAGCGTCAGGCGTGCTGGAACTTTATGTTGCCGGGGCACTTTCTGCGGAAGAAAACCGTGAGGTTCGCCGCTATGCACAAGAGCATCCTGAAATCAGGGCCGAGATTGAAGCCATTGAAAAAGCAGTACTGGCGGTTGCCAAAACGGCCTCTCCCGGTTTGTCACCTGATAGTTTTTCGAAGGTGAAAAATCGACTGACCAATGTAATGCCGCTACCTCCTGAAAAATCTGAAGAAAAAACACCTTGGTCAAGTTATTTAGGTTGGGCGGCTGCACTATTGTTTGCCGTAGGGCTACTTTGGGTATACCTTGAAAATAATGAACTGAAGTCAAAAATCGAGGTGGTCAACGAAGAAAAACAATCGCTTGAAGAGCAGATTTTGAAGGCCCGAAGCGAAATGACCTATACCGAACAATTGTTGAACGAACTGCGCGACCAAAATGTGGCCGTGGTGGCCTTGGGCGGACAAACGGTTTCACCCGAATCGTATGCCAAAGCCTATTGGAACAAAGAGGAACAGAAAGTCTATATCGATGCACAAGGGCTACCCGAGCCCCCTTCAGGGTATACATATCAAGTTTGGTCGTTGAAATTGAACCCGCTCACTCCCACCAGCATCGGACTATTGGATGATTTTGTTGATAACGACACCAAAATTTTTGAGCTGCCGAACCCTAACGAATCGGAAGCCTTTGGCATCACGCTTGAGCCGGAGGGCGGCAGCGATACTCCTACGTTAGAACAACTGTATACCCTAGGGGCTGTGGCTTCTTAG
- a CDS encoding cysteine hydrolase family protein yields MIKKLVRLSKNTALLLIDIQKGLDEHSFYGGNPNNLEAEVNAAKILAHWRKNGQPVFHVRHSSQNIASPLHASKPGFDIKEGVKPLDHEPLFTKNVNSAFIGTDLEQVLRDKSIKSLVVVGLTTNHCVSTSVRMAANLGFETVLVSDACAAFDQKGVNGQTFDAELVHQTALASLKDEFAQIVSTAQLLE; encoded by the coding sequence ATGATTAAAAAACTGGTGAGGCTTTCAAAAAATACCGCCCTCTTGCTGATCGACATCCAAAAAGGATTGGACGAACACTCCTTTTACGGTGGCAACCCCAATAATCTGGAAGCGGAAGTGAATGCCGCCAAAATATTGGCGCATTGGCGTAAAAATGGACAGCCTGTTTTTCATGTACGGCATAGTTCACAAAATATCGCTTCGCCCTTACATGCCTCAAAACCTGGCTTTGACATCAAAGAAGGGGTAAAACCGCTTGACCATGAGCCCCTTTTTACTAAAAACGTCAACAGTGCCTTTATCGGCACCGATTTAGAGCAGGTTCTAAGGGATAAAAGCATCAAATCTTTAGTCGTGGTGGGCTTGACCACCAACCATTGTGTTTCGACCAGTGTTCGCATGGCCGCCAATCTAGGCTTTGAGACTGTATTGGTTTCCGATGCCTGCGCCGCATTTGACCAAAAAGGTGTCAATGGCCAAACCTTTGATGCAGAGCTCGTTCACCAAACTGCCCTTGCAAGTTTAAAGGATGAATTCGCACAGATCGTTTCCACGGCCCAGCTGCTAGAATAG
- a CDS encoding TIGR04283 family arsenosugar biosynthesis glycosyltransferase — translation MISIIIPVYNEKNNLEKLLPHLSNLAVGHEVEIIVSKGVCAVDYLPIVNSVPNAKQVAEPKKGRAVQMNAGAAAAKGAILAFLHADVWPPQGFFDDILKTLSSGYDAGFFSYRFDKDSFFLNINASFTKKDGIFTGGGDQCLFIKKSIFNGLGGFDEEQVLMEDFEFFRRMKAKRVRYKIVANDLIVSARKYENNSYLRINLTNLLLVVLFKMGYPPHKLKNVHDRLLRIPYRKQRA, via the coding sequence TTGATAAGCATTATTATACCTGTTTACAACGAAAAGAACAATTTAGAGAAATTGTTGCCGCATTTGTCAAATTTGGCAGTGGGCCATGAGGTAGAAATAATTGTGAGCAAGGGGGTTTGTGCAGTTGATTACCTGCCGATTGTCAACAGTGTTCCAAATGCCAAACAGGTTGCCGAACCAAAGAAAGGCAGGGCTGTACAGATGAATGCGGGTGCGGCTGCGGCGAAAGGTGCTATATTAGCTTTTCTACATGCCGATGTGTGGCCGCCCCAGGGCTTTTTTGATGATATTTTAAAGACCCTTTCCTCTGGGTACGATGCAGGCTTTTTTTCGTACCGTTTCGATAAAGACAGCTTTTTTCTCAACATAAATGCCTCATTTACCAAAAAAGACGGAATCTTTACCGGTGGGGGAGACCAGTGCCTGTTCATAAAAAAATCGATTTTCAATGGATTGGGAGGTTTTGATGAAGAACAGGTATTGATGGAAGACTTTGAATTTTTCCGAAGGATGAAAGCAAAGAGAGTGCGCTACAAGATAGTTGCGAACGACCTGATTGTTTCGGCCAGAAAATACGAGAACAATTCTTATCTCCGCATCAACCTCACCAATCTGTTGCTGGTGGTTCTGTTTAAGATGGGCTACCCTCCACACAAGCTGAAAAACGTGCACGACCGCTTGCTGCGCATCCCCTACAGAAAGCAACGTGCCTAA
- a CDS encoding DUF547 domain-containing protein, which yields MKTRVIALLFIVGLSCCKVKKADFQQASVTATDFNRLSEEFLQHIKDGKDTEAFQEQLANTTLDELANTLQTDEQRYAFWINIYNAYIQVVLSKNPEYYDDRRAFFGDEQLHIAGEMVSFEKIEHGILRKSQWPLGLGYVRKWFPGRFERKLRVNERDYRIHFALNCGAKDCPPVAIYTPERIKEQLQKGTEIYLKRTSDYNEKTKTVAVTSLFNWFRGDFGGKSGVKKILKNHKIIPTTKGVDLQYKNYDWTLDLDNFISL from the coding sequence ATGAAAACAAGAGTAATCGCCCTATTGTTTATTGTGGGGCTCAGTTGCTGTAAGGTAAAGAAGGCCGATTTTCAACAGGCATCGGTCACCGCTACCGATTTCAACAGGCTTTCAGAAGAATTTTTACAGCATATCAAAGACGGAAAAGATACCGAGGCCTTTCAAGAACAGCTTGCCAATACCACGCTCGACGAATTGGCCAACACCTTACAGACAGATGAACAGCGCTATGCCTTCTGGATCAACATATATAACGCCTACATACAGGTCGTTTTATCAAAGAACCCAGAATACTACGATGACCGCCGGGCTTTTTTTGGTGACGAACAACTGCACATTGCAGGCGAAATGGTCTCTTTTGAGAAAATTGAGCATGGCATCCTCAGAAAATCACAATGGCCCTTGGGGCTGGGCTATGTGCGAAAATGGTTTCCGGGTCGGTTTGAGCGGAAGCTGCGCGTCAACGAGCGTGATTATCGCATTCATTTTGCCCTGAACTGTGGTGCCAAAGATTGTCCGCCTGTGGCAATATACACCCCCGAACGAATCAAAGAACAGCTTCAAAAGGGCACTGAAATCTATTTGAAGCGTACCTCAGACTACAACGAGAAAACCAAAACCGTGGCCGTTACATCGCTTTTCAATTGGTTCCGTGGTGATTTCGGTGGAAAAAGCGGTGTCAAAAAAATCTTGAAGAACCACAAAATCATTCCTACCACCAAAGGGGTCGACCTCCAATACAAAAATTACGACTGGACATTGGACTTGGACAATTTTATAAGTCTATAA
- a CDS encoding tetratricopeptide repeat protein, giving the protein MRYLLFFLTVFLLVLCQEETSKVTDSEDYNRFLSVQPPKTTSKYFELWNSKIAPDSLQLLSFGHVASEYNRYFQDTGDIQYLKKAEQALTKATEIANINKSGYYRALARNYIAQHRFKEAFQMAENALQSGGGLKETHSLLFDVHMELGNYKSAEKYLDSIRDMSDFGFLIRAAKWSDYKGDLDTTIRFMEKALAKAESAKNKRLMLWSYTNLADYYGHAGRIEGAYHHYIKALQLDAQNAYAKKGIAWIVFSHERNPKEALRILDSVTHHHKSPDHFLLKAEIADFMGDDELKAQNLDIYYSLVQQPGYGDMYNGTNVIFYSEHLQAPEKALDMARKEVENRPTPESYGYLAYAYVLNGKIRKALQVVDEHILGKTFEPQILLNAAKVYKVNSEHQKAKALKQELVGAIYELGPLSEIEIDRL; this is encoded by the coding sequence ATGAGATATCTATTATTTTTTCTAACCGTGTTTCTACTGGTATTATGCCAAGAGGAAACATCGAAAGTGACCGATTCAGAGGATTATAATCGATTTTTGAGTGTGCAACCCCCTAAAACCACTTCAAAGTATTTTGAGCTCTGGAATTCAAAAATCGCGCCCGACAGTTTACAATTATTGAGTTTTGGACATGTGGCCAGTGAATACAATCGATATTTCCAAGACACGGGAGACATTCAATACCTGAAAAAGGCAGAACAGGCTCTAACCAAGGCCACTGAGATTGCCAACATCAACAAATCAGGATATTATAGGGCCTTGGCCCGAAATTATATTGCGCAGCACCGCTTTAAGGAAGCATTTCAGATGGCCGAAAATGCCCTCCAATCGGGTGGAGGCCTAAAAGAAACACATAGTTTGTTGTTCGATGTGCATATGGAACTGGGCAACTATAAATCGGCTGAAAAGTACCTGGACAGTATAAGGGACATGTCAGATTTCGGATTTCTTATACGTGCCGCGAAATGGAGCGATTATAAGGGCGACCTGGATACCACTATCCGCTTTATGGAAAAAGCACTGGCCAAAGCCGAGTCGGCAAAGAACAAACGTTTGATGCTCTGGTCGTACACCAATCTGGCCGATTACTATGGCCATGCGGGTAGAATAGAAGGTGCTTATCACCATTACATCAAAGCCCTTCAATTGGATGCCCAAAATGCCTATGCCAAAAAGGGAATCGCTTGGATCGTTTTTTCACATGAGCGAAACCCGAAAGAGGCGCTGCGCATTCTTGATTCCGTAACTCACCACCATAAATCGCCCGACCATTTTTTACTGAAGGCAGAGATAGCCGATTTTATGGGAGACGATGAGCTCAAAGCCCAAAACCTTGATATATATTATAGTTTGGTACAACAACCTGGGTACGGAGACATGTACAATGGCACAAATGTTATTTTTTACTCAGAACACCTTCAAGCACCGGAAAAGGCTTTGGACATGGCGCGCAAGGAGGTTGAAAATAGGCCGACCCCCGAGTCATATGGCTACTTGGCGTATGCCTATGTTTTAAACGGAAAGATTCGCAAAGCACTTCAAGTGGTGGATGAACACATTCTCGGAAAAACGTTTGAGCCACAAATCTTATTGAACGCAGCCAAGGTGTACAAGGTCAATAGTGAACATCAAAAGGCAAAAGCCTTAAAACAAGAACTGGTTGGCGCCATATATGAATTGGGCCCTTTGTCTGAAATTGAGATTGACCGTTTGTAA
- a CDS encoding DUF4331 family protein gives MIRYTIKYVLLVFVLVGFATACSNDDEAMMDDDMMMDDDMMGMDPDFSGTFAQVDFMGRPGINTVLSADGSIKDAHNMAIPSEMTATFQADFEARLEQYHDVYAMKLGLDPADVDYENNILGLDATTLTTVLSADVLEVAPDLPTTYFDPGTDADNDGRILVPDGDEVALTGRKLSDDIIDISLILLFGGMEGDRFSGQDLDNDGMADLPRLTSDGVGLTADILMTFPYVGDPE, from the coding sequence ATGATACGATATACAATAAAATATGTACTGCTTGTCTTTGTGTTGGTGGGTTTTGCAACGGCCTGCAGCAATGATGATGAAGCCATGATGGACGATGATATGATGATGGATGATGACATGATGGGAATGGATCCCGATTTCAGTGGCACTTTTGCACAAGTTGATTTTATGGGGCGTCCGGGAATCAATACGGTCTTAAGTGCAGATGGAAGCATCAAAGATGCCCACAACATGGCAATACCATCGGAAATGACAGCCACCTTCCAGGCAGATTTTGAGGCCAGATTGGAACAATACCATGATGTCTACGCCATGAAATTGGGGCTGGACCCTGCCGATGTAGATTATGAGAACAACATTTTGGGACTGGATGCCACCACCTTGACCACTGTGCTATCTGCCGATGTTTTGGAGGTTGCCCCTGACCTGCCCACCACCTATTTTGATCCCGGTACCGATGCCGACAATGATGGGCGCATACTTGTGCCCGATGGTGATGAAGTGGCGCTGACAGGGCGAAAATTGAGCGACGACATCATCGATATTTCACTGATCTTGCTTTTTGGTGGAATGGAAGGCGACCGTTTCAGTGGCCAAGACCTTGACAATGACGGTATGGCCGATTTGCCCAGATTGACTTCAGATGGTGTGGGCCTCACGGCGGATATTTTGATGACATTCCCTTATGTGGGCGACCCCGAATAG
- a CDS encoding DUF4331 family protein, protein MNKLTKSMVRLGTLVFVGTLFMAADHIDAPSSMGTTADIADFFAFEPLAGSDNTVFVVDLQSDVLPDLAYGTFDEDVLTEINIDLDDDLVEDLVIQAIPRDGRMYFFGPAAPSQTGLNGQVLMDFPLGDVEISGTTAIVENTDNGVSLFAGPRQDPFFFDFFQFNAVIDPDVNSAPQGFLPPDEAQDTFDGANTISIVVEVPNSLLGTPTATNALGLTVYNTWVTTNRKQ, encoded by the coding sequence ATGAACAAATTAACTAAATCCATGGTCCGTCTTGGGACATTGGTATTTGTGGGCACCCTGTTTATGGCAGCGGACCATATCGATGCGCCCTCTTCTATGGGCACTACGGCCGATATTGCCGATTTCTTTGCTTTTGAGCCGTTAGCGGGATCTGACAATACCGTTTTTGTCGTTGATCTGCAATCAGATGTATTGCCTGATCTGGCATACGGTACCTTTGATGAAGATGTATTGACCGAAATCAATATTGACCTTGATGATGATTTGGTCGAAGACCTTGTCATACAGGCTATCCCACGCGATGGCAGAATGTACTTCTTTGGGCCCGCAGCTCCTTCGCAGACAGGTCTCAACGGTCAGGTATTGATGGATTTCCCTTTGGGCGACGTAGAGATATCGGGCACCACCGCCATCGTTGAGAACACCGATAATGGGGTCTCACTTTTTGCGGGCCCTCGCCAAGACCCCTTCTTCTTTGACTTTTTTCAGTTCAATGCGGTCATTGACCCCGATGTAAATTCGGCACCACAGGGTTTTCTGCCACCGGATGAGGCCCAAGATACGTTTGACGGTGCCAATACCATATCGATTGTGGTTGAGGTGCCGAACAGCCTTTTGGGCACCCCCACGGCTACCAATGCCCTGGGGTTGACCGTCTACAATACTTGGGTAACAACAAATAGAAAACAATAA
- a CDS encoding LETM1-related biofilm-associated protein, with protein MNPSASGWINKLGHFLQKNTDGFHDFDQLYHNLKENGFVYGVHLYIPPFINSEHRLTDDEVAKINLLTALFYVFHFSRGSTDPKAFVQVVLDYYRHLEIGEISFFEKIIAGSDNESKLERLIDSRIKLGENLIDRTFGNSITNSLLFIDVLTFKRFLEGEKRILGHARILEYSAINIALHTKKTKESDDHDAKMVQLLAASLTYVDIEPDKYDKSYHKIIGNQLTAEEKQYLLDLTCMAVWKDHAIERHELTFVKNIGADLGKTPEEVEASFCQAKEFFVKNYKRISFLHDKSLAEQYYDNMAKTIGKLIVRNSKRLKKELLKSKELIALISKSTVKELTIEEKKKMRNQLIDIFKSIPSLAIFMLPGGAILLPIFVKLIPTLLPSAFDDNRMEKKQ; from the coding sequence ATGAATCCATCGGCATCTGGCTGGATCAATAAACTGGGCCATTTTCTTCAAAAAAATACGGATGGCTTCCACGATTTTGACCAGTTGTACCATAACCTGAAAGAAAACGGTTTTGTCTATGGGGTCCATCTGTACATTCCACCCTTTATCAATAGCGAGCACCGGCTCACAGACGATGAAGTCGCCAAGATAAACCTGCTGACAGCCCTTTTTTACGTGTTCCACTTTTCAAGGGGCAGCACCGACCCAAAAGCCTTCGTGCAGGTGGTGTTGGACTATTACCGCCACCTAGAAATTGGCGAAATCTCCTTTTTCGAAAAAATAATTGCGGGGTCTGACAACGAATCAAAGCTCGAACGTTTAATAGACTCGCGGATCAAATTGGGCGAAAACCTTATCGACCGAACTTTTGGCAACAGCATCACCAACTCATTGCTGTTCATTGATGTGCTGACATTCAAGAGATTCTTGGAGGGCGAAAAACGCATACTAGGGCACGCCAGAATATTAGAATATTCGGCCATAAACATTGCGCTGCACACCAAAAAGACCAAAGAAAGTGATGACCATGACGCCAAAATGGTGCAGTTGCTGGCCGCATCGTTAACCTATGTGGACATTGAGCCCGATAAATACGACAAATCGTACCATAAGATCATTGGCAACCAACTTACTGCCGAAGAAAAACAGTATCTGTTGGACCTGACCTGTATGGCAGTCTGGAAAGACCATGCCATTGAGCGGCACGAACTGACTTTTGTAAAAAATATCGGGGCCGATTTGGGCAAAACCCCAGAAGAAGTTGAAGCATCGTTCTGTCAGGCAAAAGAATTCTTCGTAAAAAATTACAAGCGCATTTCGTTTTTGCACGACAAAAGTTTGGCGGAACAGTACTATGACAACATGGCCAAAACGATTGGCAAGTTAATTGTACGCAATAGCAAAAGGCTCAAAAAAGAACTCCTGAAAAGTAAAGAATTGATCGCACTGATCTCTAAATCGACGGTCAAGGAACTGACGATTGAGGAGAAAAAAAAGATGCGGAACCAACTCATCGATATTTTTAAAAGCATTCCTTCATTGGCCATTTTCATGCTGCCCGGCGGCGCCATCTTGCTGCCCATTTTCGTCAAGCTGATTCCTACCTTGTTGCCATCGGCCTTTGATGACAACCGTATGGAAAAAAAGCAGTGA
- a CDS encoding LytR/AlgR family response regulator transcription factor: MNAIIIEDEKPAARRLQRLLNGMGVNVSTLLHSVEESIEWFQANTHPDLIFLDIQLSDGLSFEIFDVIDVKSAIIFTTAYDEYALQAFKLNSIDYLLKPIDDEELEKAVKKYEAFKPGQEKLAVDFEDIKKLLTNPLEREYKKRFTTKVGQHLKIINADEVECFYSENKGTYAATTDGRNYLLDTTLENLEPELSPENFFRVSRKFFVNVAHIKDIISYTNSRLQIKMNTFNEQEIIVSRERVKDFKLWLE, from the coding sequence ATGAATGCCATCATCATCGAAGACGAGAAACCCGCAGCACGGCGCTTACAACGCCTTTTAAATGGAATGGGGGTAAATGTGTCCACCTTGTTGCATTCGGTGGAAGAGTCCATCGAGTGGTTCCAGGCCAACACACACCCAGACCTGATTTTTCTCGATATACAGCTGTCAGACGGGCTTTCTTTCGAAATCTTTGATGTGATCGATGTCAAGAGCGCCATCATCTTCACCACCGCCTACGATGAATATGCACTGCAGGCCTTTAAATTGAACAGCATCGATTATCTGTTGAAACCCATCGATGACGAAGAGCTTGAGAAAGCGGTGAAAAAATACGAAGCCTTTAAACCCGGCCAAGAAAAATTGGCGGTCGATTTTGAGGACATCAAAAAATTATTGACCAACCCCTTGGAGCGTGAATACAAAAAACGCTTCACCACCAAAGTAGGGCAGCACCTAAAAATTATCAATGCCGATGAGGTCGAATGTTTTTACAGTGAGAACAAGGGTACCTATGCGGCGACCACCGATGGTAGAAACTATTTGCTCGACACCACCCTCGAAAATCTCGAACCTGAACTTTCGCCCGAAAATTTCTTTCGTGTGAGCCGAAAATTTTTCGTGAACGTAGCGCATATCAAAGACATCATTTCGTACACCAATTCGCGCCTTCAAATAAAAATGAATACCTTTAACGAGCAAGAAATCATCGTGAGCAGGGAGCGGGTGAAAGATTTTAAGCTTTGGTTGGAATAA
- a CDS encoding 2TM domain-containing protein translates to MENSVEKYERATKRVKELKGFYNHIKIFVVFNGFLYVVRSGFLHQFLADDFPIRPEYFAWVHTNLLIWGLILVAHALITYRNKFSFYKKWEARQIQKYMEKEEQENKKYR, encoded by the coding sequence ATGGAAAATTCAGTCGAGAAATATGAACGGGCCACCAAGCGGGTAAAGGAACTCAAAGGTTTCTACAACCATATCAAAATATTTGTGGTGTTCAATGGGTTTCTCTACGTGGTGCGCAGTGGGTTTTTGCACCAGTTTTTGGCAGATGATTTTCCGATCAGGCCCGAGTACTTCGCATGGGTGCATACCAACCTGCTCATTTGGGGGTTGATTTTGGTGGCCCATGCCTTGATCACCTACCGCAACAAATTTTCGTTCTACAAAAAATGGGAAGCCCGCCAGATACAGAAGTACATGGAGAAAGAGGAGCAAGAAAACAAAAAATACCGCTAG
- a CDS encoding 2TM domain-containing protein, which yields MTRYSNDKYGRAKKRVDELKAFYIHLGVYLIINAFILVNIALGTDNFWQWGHFFTALFWGLGLAIHAAITFRFNPLFGKDWEERQIKKYMDKDREEADKYMNL from the coding sequence ATGACACGATATAGCAACGACAAATACGGCAGGGCCAAAAAGCGGGTAGACGAGCTCAAGGCCTTCTACATTCACTTGGGCGTATACCTTATCATCAATGCCTTTATTTTGGTGAACATAGCCCTGGGCACCGATAATTTTTGGCAGTGGGGGCACTTTTTTACCGCCCTATTTTGGGGGCTTGGCCTGGCCATTCATGCGGCGATCACCTTTCGGTTCAACCCTCTTTTTGGGAAGGATTGGGAAGAGCGCCAGATCAAGAAGTACATGGACAAGGATAGGGAAGAGGCCGATAAATACATGAATTTATAA
- a CDS encoding 2TM domain-containing protein — protein sequence MEFNKNEIKYIKAKERVEELKKFYGNLTSYVLIISALAGINYWTNEWRYMWFLWAAFGWGIGLFFHAMNTFKWNPFFGKDWEERKIKEIMENENNGTKWR from the coding sequence ATGGAATTCAACAAAAACGAAATAAAATACATCAAGGCCAAAGAACGGGTAGAAGAGCTCAAAAAATTCTATGGCAACCTGACCTCGTACGTATTGATCATCTCGGCACTGGCCGGTATCAACTACTGGACCAACGAATGGCGGTATATGTGGTTTCTGTGGGCGGCTTTTGGCTGGGGCATCGGGCTCTTTTTTCATGCGATGAACACCTTCAAGTGGAACCCTTTTTTCGGTAAAGACTGGGAAGAGCGCAAGATCAAGGAAATCATGGAGAATGAAAACAACGGCACCAAGTGGCGTTAG